Below is a window of Hydrogenimonas sp. DNA.
CTGCTCTACAGGGTTCTGGGTAGCCATTACCAGAAAAGGGGGGTCTATCCTGAAACTCTCCTCACCGATCGTCACCTGCCTCTCCTGCATAACCTCCAGAAGTGCTGACTGTACCTTCGCCGGAGCACGGTTGATCTCGTCGGCCAAAAGCAGATTGGTAAAAACAGGTCCCCGCTTTATTTTGAAGCTGTTGTTCTTGGGATCGTAGATCTCCGCACCTATAATGTCGCTTGGGAGCAGATCAGGTGTGAACTGTACCCGCTTGAACTTCAATCCGAGAGCTTTCGAGAGAGCGTTTACCGTCGTTGTCTTCGCCAAGCCGGGCACACCCTCCAGAAGTATATGCCCCTCGCAGGCCAGCCCTATAAGAAGACCGTCTACCATCTTCTCCTGGCCAACTACTACTTTGCCTATCTCCTGTCTTATCGTATCAATTATATTTCCCATCTGTACTCCGATAATAGTTAGAACCCGTCTCAAAAACCCCCTATTTTTGTATGCAGGTATTTTTGAGATGGACTCTTAGCAATTGTAACTGTTTTATACTAAAAAACTGGTACATGTCGGCTTTTAACCCAAATCTCGAAATAGAATAGTTTGAAATCATTGCGATGCTTGTTGTCAGGCGGTTTCGGGAAAATTTGAGGCGCACCCGCCAGGTGCGTCGACGGTTTTCCCGGAAGTGCATGGCTGCAATGATCGTGACGAGTTCTTCTATATCTATTTCGAGATTTGGGTTTAATATTGACAGAAGCGGGTAAATGTTTGATGTGATTATATTGAAGAGAGGATTGTAAAAGAGAAAACCTCAAGCCCGGCACCGACCTACGTTCCCACACCCGAGGGGTGCAGTATCATCAGCGCTGAGGGGCTTGACTTCCGGGTTCGGTATGGGACCGGGTAGGACCCCCTCGCTATAGGCACCGGGCAAAGAGGTGGAAGACAACCGCGGTTGGCTTTCATCTCTTTGCCGTGAGGCTTTTTTTTTGGTCGATGGTCGATAGTCGATGGTCGGTAGTGTTTTTTTCCTACCGCGAAGCGGTACACCATCGACCATCGACCATTGACTATCGACCATATCATCCAGTAGTCTTTGTAACGCTGCGACTTTTATTGTGCAAGCAATGCTCAATAAGGCGGTAGCACGCATATATGAAGATAAGTCAAACGGTCTATTAGTACCGGTCAGCTAAATAGATTGCTCTACTTACACACCCGGCCTATCAACGTCGTAGTCTTCGACGGACCTTCAGGGAGTGTTCATCTTGGAGTTGGCTTCCCGCTTAGATGCTTTCAGCGGTTATCTCATCCGAACATAGCTACCCGGCGGTGCCCCTGGCGGGACAACCGGTACACCAGTGGTTCGTTCAACCCGGTCCTCTCGTACTAGGGTCAACTCTCCTCAACACTCCTGCGCCCACGGAAGATAGGGACCGAACTGTCTCACGACGTTCTGAACCCAGCTCGCGTACCGCTTTAAATGGCGAACAGCCATACCCTTGGGACCTGCTCCAGCCCCAGGATGCGATGAGCCGACATCGAGGTGCCAAACCTCCCCGTCGATGTGAGCTCTTGGGGGAGATCAGCCTGTTATCCCCGGCGTACCTTTTATCCTTTGAGCGATGGCCCTTCCACTCAGAACCACCGGATCACTAAGACCGACTTTCGTCTCTGCTCGAGTTGTCTCTCTCACAGTCAGGCTGGCTTATACCTTTATACTCTCCGAGCGATTTCCAACCGCTCTGAGCCAACCTTTGTAAGCCTCCGTTACTTTTTAGGAGGCGACCGCCCCAGTCAAACTACCCACCAGACATTGTCCTCCATGTGGATAACACATGCGAGTTAGCTGTCAGAATATGCAGGGTGGTATCTCAAGGACGCCTCCACCCGAACTGGCGTCCGGGCTTCTCAGGCTCCCACCTATCCTGCACATGCATATCCCGACAGCAGTGTCAAGCTATAGTAAAGGTGCACGGGGTCTTTCCGTCTTTCCGCGGGTAGGAGGAATTTTCACCTCCACTACAATTTCACCAGATCCATGGTCGAGACAGCTCCCATCTCGTTACGCCATTCATGCAGGTCGGTATTTAACCGACAAGGAATTTCGCTACCTTAGGACCGTTATAGTTACGGCCGCCGTTTACCGGGGCTTCAGTTCACGCCTTCGCCGAAGCTAAGCGATCCCTTTAACCTTCCGGCACCGGGCAGGCGTCACACCTTATACATCCTCTTACGAGTTAGCAAAGTGCTGTGTTTTTGGTAAACAGTCGGGAGGGACTCTTTGTTGCAACCCGCCTCGGCTCCGGTGGCTAGCACCTTCACCTACTACGGGCACACCTTATACCGAAGATACGGTGCCAGTTTGCAGAGTTCCTTGACCATGGTTCTTCTGCGCGCCTTAGAATACTCATCCCACCCACCTGTGTCGGTTTACGGTACGGGCAACTGTAGATATGCTTAGAGACTTTTCTCGGCACGACGGCATCACCGATTCTCTCGCCGCTCCGAAGAGCTTTGAGAGCCTGTCAGGTCTCGGTCTCATGCAAGGCGGATTTACCTACCTTGCGACCTACACCCTTCGAGCCACACTTCCATCCGTGACCTCGGCTAGCCCTATGCGTCCTCCCATCACGCTCTACAGTCGGTATCGGAATATTAACCGATTTTCCATCGTCTACCCCTTTCGGACTCGACTTAGGTCCCGACTAACCCTACGTTGACGAGCATCGCGTAGGAAACCTTGGGTTTTCGGCGAACAGGATTCTCACCTGTTTTATCGCTACTCATGCCTGCATGCTCACTTCCAGCCGCTCCAATGCTCCTTACCGGTACATCTTCTACGCTGACTGGAACGCTCTCCTACCGCTCTATCTACCAGATAGAACCTACAGCTTCGGTGTCTACTTTAGCCCCGTTATATTTTCGGCGCAGGATCGCTAGACCAGTGAGCTGTTACGCTTTCTTTAAAGGATGGCTGCTTCTAAGCCAACCTCCTGGTTGTCTAAGCAACCCCACCTCCTTTTCCACTTAAGTAGAACTTGGGGACCTTAGCTGGTAGTCTGGGCTGTTTCCCTTTCGACCCTTGATTTTATCACCCAGGGCCTGACTGCCGTGAATCCATTGTAAGTATTCGGAGTTTGACTGGGTTTGGTACCTTGGTGTAGGCCCTAGCCCAATCAGTGCTCTACCCCTTACAACTTCGAACACGACGCTATACCTAAATATATTTCGGAGAGAACCAGCTATCACGAAGTTTGATTGGCCTTTCACCCCTATCCACAGCTCATCCGGGGGCTTTTCAACGCCCATCGGTTCGGCCCTCCACGGGCTCTTACACCCGCTTCAGCCTGGCCATGGATAGATCACTTCGCTTCGGGTCTGCAGCATCTGACTTATCGCCCTATTCAGACTCGCTTTCGCTACGGCTCCGCGTTAGCTTAACCTCGCCAGATACCACAACTCGCAGGCTCATTATGCAAAAGGCAGTCCGTCACCCGTCCCTATTTGCAAGCAAATAGAGAACCGGGCTCCGAATGATTGTAAGCAGACGGTTTCAGGTTCTATTTCACTCCCCTCACCGGGGTTCTTTTCACCTTTCCCTCACGGTACTTGTGCACTATCGGTCTGATGGTAGTATTTAGCCTTGGAAGGTGGTCCTCCCATATTCAGTCAAGGTTACACGTGTCCCGACCTACTTATTCGCGAGCCTAGTACCACTGTAAGGATTTCGGTTACGGGGCTATCACCCTCTCTGGCCACACTTTCCAGTGTGTTCTCCTATCCAAACAGCTATCTCTCGCCAGGCTTCTCCGCTTTCGCTCGCCGCTACTAACGGAATCTCGGTTGATTTCTTCTCCTCCGGCTACTGAGATGTTTCACTTCGCCGGGTTCGCCCCTCATAAAGAGGTGACACAGATCACTCTGTGCCGGGTTGCCCCATTCGGAAATCTGCGGATCAACGTCTCTTAGCGACTCCCCGCAGCTTATCGCAGCTTAGTACGTCCTTCATCGCCTCCATCAGCCTAGGCATCCACCGTCTGCTCTGAGTAACTTATCCTCTATTCTAATGCGCGCTACCGCCTTATTGAACATTTCGCTCTTTTAAGACAATATCGCAAAATTGTTACGCAGACTACTGAACAATATTAATTGAATGAACTTTAGGCTAAGCCTAATTGAAACCCTCGTTAAGAGCTTCAATTAAACTTTTTCTAGTGGGAAGTAAGGAGTGAGGAGTGAAGAGTAAATTGCTTCCCACTTCTCACTCCTCACTTCTCACTCACTGCATGGTGGAGAATAGCGGGATCGAACCGCTGACCTCCTGCGTGCAAAGCAGGCGCTCTCCCAGCTGAGCTAATTCCCCGATATTGGTCGATGGTCGATGGTCTATAGTCGATGGTGTACCGCTTCACGGTAGGAAAAAACACTATCGACTATCGACCATTGACTATCGACCAGGTCTGGTGGGCGTACCAGGACTTGAACCTGGGACCTCACCCTTATCAGGGGTGCACTCTAACCGGCTGAGCTATACGCCCCTTGATTGGTCGATGGTCAATGGTCTATAGTCGATAGTAAAAAACCATCGACCATCGACTATTGACTATCGACCGAAATGTCAAAGAACTCCCGAGATCTTTGACAACCGAGCTCGAGATAAGCTTTCACCTTTGAGCTTTCCGGCCGGAAAAACAAATCCCCGGCCATCTCTCTAGAAAGGAGGTGATCCAACCGCAGGTTCTCCTACGGTTACCTTGTTACGACTTCACCCCAGTCGCTGATCCCACCGTGGCAGGTAGCCGGTTTAGCTTCCCCGCTTCGGGTGAAATCAACTCCCATGGTGTGACGGGCGGTGAGTACAAGACCCGGGAACGTATTCACCGTGACATGGCTGATTCACGATTACTAGCGATTCCAACTTCATGCAGTCGAGTTGCAGACTGCAATCCGAACTGGGACGTGTTTTATAGATTTGCTCCACCTCGCGGTATCGCCTCTCATTGTACACGCCATTGTAGCACGTGTGTCGCCCTGGACATAAGGGCCATGATGACTTGACGTCGTCCTCACCTTCCTCCCGGTTACCCGGGCAGTCTCCTTAGAGTGCCCACCTTGATGTGCTGGCAACTAAGGACGAGGGTTGCGCTCGTTGCGGGACTTAACCCAACATCTCACGACACGAGCTGACGACAGCCGTGCAGCACCTGTCACCGAGCTCTACAAAAGTAGCACCCAGCCATCTCTGGCCGGTTCTCGGGATGTCAAGCCCAGGTAAGGTTCTTCGCGTATCTTCGAATTAAACCACATGCTCCACCGCTTGTGCGGGTCCCCGTCTATTCCTTTGAGTTTTAATCTTGCGACCGTACTCCCCAGGCGGAATGCTTATTGCGTTAGCTGCATTACTGAAGTGACAAGCACCCCAACAACTAGCATTCATCGTTTAGGGCGTGGACTACCAGGGTATCTAATCCTGTTTGCTCCCCACGCTTTCACGCCTCAGCGTCAGTACTGTTCCAGCAGATCGCCTTCGCCATCGGTATTCCTGGTGATCTCTACGGATTTTACCCCTACACCACCAATTCCATCTGCCTCTCCCAGACTCTAGCAACACAGTTTCAAATGCAGTTCCACGGTTAAGCCGTGGGCTTTCACATCTGACTTATGAAGCCGCCTACGCGTCCTTTACGCCCAGTGATTCCGAGTAACGCTTGCACCCTCCGTATTACCGCGGCTGCTGGCACGGAGTTAGCCGGTGCTTATTCCTGCCATACCGTCATCATCTTCCGGCAGAAAAGGAGTTTACACACCGAAATGCGTCATCCTCCACGCGGCGTTGCTGCATCAGGGTTTCCCCCATTGTGCAATATTCCCCACTGCTGCCTCCCGTAGGAGTCTGGACCGTGTCTCAGTTCCAGTGTGGCTGATCATCCTCTCAGACCAGCTACGCGTCATAGCCTTGGTGAGCCGTTACCTCACCAACTAGCTGATACGATACAGGCCAATCCCTCGGCAGAATAAACCGTTTCCCTTTCACACTTCTGTATGAAAGGCATATGGGGTATTAGCGGCCGTTTCCAGCCGTTATCCCCCTCCGAGGGGCATGTTACCTATACATTACTCACCCGTGCGCCACTTAGCTGACATCTGAATCCCCCGAAGGTTCATCAGACCGTTCTCGTTCGACTTGCATGTGTTAAGCACGCCGCCAGCGTTCACTCTGAGCCAGGATCAAACTCTCCATAAATGAATTGTTCGTCCTTGTCGACTAACTGCACCTTTTTTATTAAAAAAGGTGCAAAAAAATCACTCAAAGGTTGTTACTTATCTCTTACTCGGTTGTCAAAGATCTCGTCTTTTTAAAAACGCCTACAAACTCTCTGAAGCTCTCAACTCAAGCGCTTCCTGTTTGTGGACGGGAATTATAGCACCTTGCAATTCGGTTGTCAAGTGGTTTTTGGCGATTTGGGCAAATTTTTTGGAAAATTTGAATTTGGAGAATGAAATTCATGGATATCTATATTATATATGGAAATCGTACACTTGCTATTAGGGGGTATTGGTCGGGATATTGCTGTTTAAGCGAACCACTCTTCTTTTGGAGATATTATTGCGCAGATGATCGGCAACAATATATCTACATGGTTATCGGACAGATTTTCCCGCGAACGGCAGAAGAGCACTTCCCCAGGTCAATCCGCCGCCGAACGCATCAAGAAGCATCGTATCTCCATACTTCAGTCTGCCGCTCTCCCAGATATCGTTCATTGCCATAGGAATCGACGCGGAAGAGGTGTTTCCATATTTTTCTACAGTCAGTACTACCTGCTCCTTCGCGAGGTTCAACGCGTCTCCGACCGCTTTGATGATTCTGTAGTTGGCCTGGTGCGGTATGAAGTGTTTTATCTCATCCGAAGTGATACCGTTGTCATTCAGGATATTGACGACATCACTTGTAAGGGTTCGGACCGCTATTTTGAAGGTTTCGTTACCCTTCATTTTCATTGTACACAGCTTCTCTTCGATCACTCTTTGCGAACATGGGTTTTTTACACCGCAACCGGGCGTCATAAGAAGGTCTCCGTAGTTTCCGTCTGCAGAGATATGTATGTCGGTTATCGCTTCACTCTTTTTGCGTGTGGCACTTACGACTGCCGCACCCGCACCGTCTCCGAAGAGAACACAGGTCGTTCTGTCCGTGTAGTCCACGATGGCACTCAGCTTCTCCGCACCGACAATAAGAACATTCTTTTTCATTCCGGACTCTATAAAAGCCTTTGCTACGGCAAGAGCATATATAAAGCCGGTACATGCCGCCGATATATCGAAAGCCGTTACATTTGTTCTTCCCAGTTTTGATGCTATGACACATGCGGTAGAGGGCATACAGAGATAGTCGGGAGAGATAGTGGCGCAGACTATCATATCTATATCGTTTATCTTCAGTCCGGCACGATGAATCGCAACTTTGGCTGCCTCAACACCCATATCGCTTGTCAACTCATCATCCGCCGCAATATGCCGCTCTTTTATCCCGGTACGTTTCGAAATCCACTCATCGGTTGTATCTACCATAGACTCCAAATCTCTGTTTGTCATAACCTTTTCGGGAACATATGCACCTATGGATTTCAAAGCGGCTTTCATCTTTTTCTACCTTTTACGTATTCATAGCTTCCAGGCGCTCTCTGATAGCTTTGTTGACATCCGTTTCAACAAACCTGATCGCCTGGAACATCGCATTTTTTATAGCTTTAGGATTGCTCTTGCCGTGACTGATGATTGTACACCCTTTTACACCGAGAAGCGGTGCCCCGCCATACTCGGCATAGTCGGTCTGCTTTTTCAGTTTTCTGAATACGCGCTTCATCAGAATTGCACCAGCGATTGCAACCGGAGAGTGTTTTATCTCTGACTTCAGATAGTGGCTGATCGTATCCGCCACACCTTCACTCGCCTTAAGAAGGACATTTCCTACGAAGCCGTCGCATACCACAACATCTACAGAACCGTTGAATATATCTCCGCCCTCCACGTTTCCGACGAAACTGTCGAGCTGGCTTATAAGGGGATAGGCCGCCTTTGTGACCTCATTGCCCTTCGAGGGCTCTTCACCGTTGGAAAGAAGTCCGACTTTCGCTTTTTTACACCCCAAAACCTTATTCGCATACGCATCACCCATTACCGCAAATTGAAAGAGGTTCTCCGCATCACAGTCGACATTTGCACCCACGTCCAGTACTACTGTCATTTTGCCTGTAGTGGAAGTGGGCATGAAAGTGGCTATAGCCGGTCTGCTTATCCCCTTGATTCGGCCGATACGCAGGGTAGCAAGACTCATCGTGGCCCCGCTGTGACCAGCCGAAACAACCGCATCTGCTTTGCCGTTTCTGACCAGGTCCACAGCTACATATATGGACGAGTTTCTTCTTTTCAACGCATCTGTAGCATGTTCGTGCATAGAGATAACATCTTCACAATGAACGATTTCGACACGTTTTTTGAACTTCGGGGGGATGAGTGGAGAGATTTTACTCTCATCACCTACGAAAATTGGAAGGTAGTTTTTCTTTTTCAGGGCAAAAATGGCCCCTTCTACAATTGGGTAGTGACCGAAGTCTCCACCCATTGCATCAATGGCGACTCGGACCATTTACGCTTTGTATTCACCTGTAAATTTGTTCATTCGATGGGGCATTCGCCATGTTCCGTCTTTATCTTTGACCGGTCTGGCAAGTGTCAGTTTATAGTGGGTTCTTCTTTTCGCCGCACGTGTTTTACTGTTACGTCTCTTTGGTACTGCCATCTTGATTCTCCTTATTAATTTGCTATTTGTATATTATATTTCGATCTCAAAATCTTCTTCACCTTCGCACTTCGGGCAAAGATGGTATTCGCTCTCTATCGATGCTATTTCACTTCTGCAGACCGAATCGAAATCGATAATCCCGTCGAGGCATTCTATCATATCAAGGGACTCTTCTACCTTAACCGGCCTGTCGACGACTTCCAGTGCGAAAGATTCGTCTACAGGCGCACTGAAGGAACTCCCGCAGCGGTCACAGAGAAAATCCGCTTCACCCTTGATCTCACCTTCGATCAGAACTTCGTGCCTGCCGCTCCGTCTGAAAGAGCCGAAGAACTCGACGCTATCTTTTTTCAGGTGGAACTGCTTCGGCGTTTCATGTATTTTTCGAAGTGGAATCTGCATCAGTCTGGATCAGTGAATCTCTCTCTGGGCGAAGAAAAATGCTATTTCGTTTTTTGCGTTTTCCAGGCTGTCGCTACCGTGAACGGCATTTGCGTCTATACTCTCGGCAAAGTCTGCCCGTATAGTACCGGGAGCAGCCTCTTTCGGGTCTGTGGCACCCATCAGCTCACGGTTTTTTGCTACCGCGTTTTCTCCTTCAAGCACCATTACTACGACTGGACCGCTGGTCATGAACTCTACAAGCTCTCCAAAGAATGGACGCTCTTTATGGACAGCATAGAACTCTCCGGCATCCCGTTCGCTGAGTTGAAGCTTTTTAATCGCCGCAACGCGAAGACCGTTGCTCTCGAATCTGTCGATAATCTTTCCTATCACACCTTTTGCAACTGCATCAGGTTTGATTATTGATAGTGTTCGCTCCATGATAATTCCTCAAATATATAAAATGGGGTGAATTATACAGGAAATTAGTTTAAGATTCTTTAAAAGAAGAAAGTAGAGGAGAAACAATCCGGCAGATGAGAGCCTGCCGAATTGTCAGATAAAAATTATTCTACTACGGGTTGATGCTCCGTACGTGCTTCCTCGGAAATATCGTCCCTGCAAGTTGCACCTTCGGCACATACATCCCAGACTATACACCCTTCAGTAGGGCACGCTGTAGCACATGCAGGCTCATCATGGTAGCCTACACACTCTACGCACTTGTCGGCATATACATAATATATCTCTTCTCCTGTCGGATTATCCTCATCATCAACGATCGCTTCTACCGGACACTCATCTATGCAAGCACCGCAGTTAATACAGGTATCTGTAATCAATACAGCCATTCCAGCTCCTTTTTTCAAATTTAATCATCCGTACTATAACACAACAATTTTAAAAAGTATTTAAATGGCTCCCTTACAGTCCCAGAGCGTTTCTGATCTCCTCTACCCTGTCGGTTTTTTCCCATGTGAACTCCGGTAATTCACGCCCGAAATGCCCGTATGCGGCCGTTTTTCTATATATAGGACGCAGAAGATCCAGAGTCTGCATAATACCTTTCGGGGTCAGATCGAAGAGCTCCAGTATAGACTCCTCTATCTTATTCTCATCCACTTTACCGGTACCGTGTGTATCGACCATGATCGAGACCGGCTCTACGACACCTATCGCGTATGCTATCTGTATCGTCACCCGGTCACAAGCCCCTGCGGCAACGAGATTCTTCGCGACATATCTGGCGGCATATGCACCGCTGCGGTCCACCTTGGTCGGATCTTTACCACTGAATGCACCGCCGCCGTGGGGACAGCTTCCGCCGTATGTATCCACAATTATCTTTCTACCGGTAAGGCCTGCATCTCCCTGCGGTCCTCCGATCACGAAACGTCCTGTGGGGTTTATATGATATGTGATGTTGTCATCTATGAGCTCTTCCGGTATAACCTTATATATAAGCTCTTCTATAATGGCGTTTTTAAGTTTCTCCTGTGAAATATCAGGGTCATGCTGAGTGGATACTACGATAGTCTTGACCTTGCTCGGCTTCCCGTCGACATACTCGACAGTCACCTGTGCTTTACCGTCAGGTCTAAGAAAAGGCAGAGTGCCGTCTTTCCTGGCTTTTGCAAGCCCTTCCGTCAACCTGTGGGCAAGATATATAGGCAGCGGCATCAGTGTCTTAGTCTCGCGACATGCGTAACCGAACATCAATCCCTGGTCTCCGGCTCCGATGGCCCCTCCGCTCTGATCGACACCCTGGTTTATATCTGGTGACTGTTCTCCAACACCGTTTAGAACCCCGGCAGACCTGTAATCAAATCCGTAAAGCGCATCTGTATATCCGATCTGTCGGACAACCTCTCTGGCGATATCCTGCATAGGTGCGTAGGTCTTTGTCTTGAGTTCACCCGCAATAACACAAAAACCGTTTGAGAGCATCGTTTCACAGGCAACACGGGCGTTGGGGTCCCGTTCAATGATGTAGTCCAGAATCGCATCACTGATCTGGTCGGCCATCTTGTCCGGATGACCTTCCGTGACGGACTCGGAAGTGAAGAGATAGCTTCTAGACACATATATCCTTTGGTTATGATTTTGGGGTGATTATATCCAAATATTCGTAAAATATTAATGCTTTCAAATTATCTGCATTTCTGTTTTGCTATGATATAATTTCTCCTCAAAAAATTTTATCAAAGGGAGAATAGGTCATGCTAGTTACAAAAAAGGCACCCGACTTCACCGCAAACGCGGTTCTGGGAAACAATGAGATAGTCGACAACTTCAATCTGTACGAAAACTTCGGTGAAAAGGGTACTGTACTCTTTTTCTATCCGCTCGACTTCACCTTCGTATGTCCTTCCGAAATCATCGCATTCGACCACAGGCTCGATGAGTTCACAAGCCGGGGCGTGAATGTGATCGGATGTTCCGTAGACTCCCACTTTACGCACCTTGCATGGAAAAACACCCCTGTTGAGCGCGGAGGCATCGGCCAGATTCGCTACCCGCTTGTAGCTGATCTTACCAAAGATATCGCACGCGACTACGATGTTCTGCTTGACGGCGGTGTCGCACTGCGCGGTTCATTCCTTATCGATACCGACGGAACTATCCGCCATGCGGTCATCAACGATCTTCCGCTCGGACGTAATATAGACGAGATGATCAGAATGATCGATGCTATGCACTTCACAAACGAGCACGGAGAGGTCTGCCCTGCAGGATGGCACAAAGGCGAAGAGGGTATGAAAGCGGATCCTGAAGGTGTTGCCGAGTACCTCGAAAAACACGCTGAAGAGCTCTAAGAGCAAACTTCAAGACGTTGCGGCCATCATAACTTGACCGCAA
It encodes the following:
- a CDS encoding 3-oxoacyl-[acyl-carrier-protein] synthase, KASIII produces the protein MKAALKSIGAYVPEKVMTNRDLESMVDTTDEWISKRTGIKERHIAADDELTSDMGVEAAKVAIHRAGLKINDIDMIVCATISPDYLCMPSTACVIASKLGRTNVTAFDISAACTGFIYALAVAKAFIESGMKKNVLIVGAEKLSAIVDYTDRTTCVLFGDGAGAAVVSATRKKSEAITDIHISADGNYGDLLMTPGCGVKNPCSQRVIEEKLCTMKMKGNETFKIAVRTLTSDVVNILNDNGITSDEIKHFIPHQANYRIIKAVGDALNLAKEQVVLTVEKYGNTSSASIPMAMNDIWESGRLKYGDTMLLDAFGGGLTWGSALLPFAGKSVR
- a CDS encoding LSU ribosomal protein L32p; the encoded protein is MAVPKRRNSKTRAAKRRTHYKLTLARPVKDKDGTWRMPHRMNKFTGEYKA
- a CDS encoding phosphate:acyl-ACP acyltransferase PlsX — encoded protein: MGGDFGHYPIVEGAIFALKKKNYLPIFVGDESKISPLIPPKFKKRVEIVHCEDVISMHEHATDALKRRNSSIYVAVDLVRNGKADAVVSAGHSGATMSLATLRIGRIKGISRPAIATFMPTSTTGKMTVVLDVGANVDCDAENLFQFAVMGDAYANKVLGCKKAKVGLLSNGEEPSKGNEVTKAAYPLISQLDSFVGNVEGGDIFNGSVDVVVCDGFVGNVLLKASEGVADTISHYLKSEIKHSPVAIAGAILMKRVFRKLKKQTDYAEYGGAPLLGVKGCTIISHGKSNPKAIKNAMFQAIRFVETDVNKAIRERLEAMNT
- a CDS encoding alkyl hydroperoxide reductase subunit C-like protein encodes the protein MLVTKKAPDFTANAVLGNNEIVDNFNLYENFGEKGTVLFFYPLDFTFVCPSEIIAFDHRLDEFTSRGVNVIGCSVDSHFTHLAWKNTPVERGGIGQIRYPLVADLTKDIARDYDVLLDGGVALRGSFLIDTDGTIRHAVINDLPLGRNIDEMIRMIDAMHFTNEHGEVCPAGWHKGEEGMKADPEGVAEYLEKHAEEL
- a CDS encoding S-adenosylmethionine synthetase, with amino-acid sequence MSRSYLFTSESVTEGHPDKMADQISDAILDYIIERDPNARVACETMLSNGFCVIAGELKTKTYAPMQDIAREVVRQIGYTDALYGFDYRSAGVLNGVGEQSPDINQGVDQSGGAIGAGDQGLMFGYACRETKTLMPLPIYLAHRLTEGLAKARKDGTLPFLRPDGKAQVTVEYVDGKPSKVKTIVVSTQHDPDISQEKLKNAIIEELIYKVIPEELIDDNITYHINPTGRFVIGGPQGDAGLTGRKIIVDTYGGSCPHGGGAFSGKDPTKVDRSGAYAARYVAKNLVAAGACDRVTIQIAYAIGVVEPVSIMVDTHGTGKVDENKIEESILELFDLTPKGIMQTLDLLRPIYRKTAAYGHFGRELPEFTWEKTDRVEEIRNALGL
- a CDS encoding nucleoside diphosphate kinase, whose protein sequence is MERTLSIIKPDAVAKGVIGKIIDRFESNGLRVAAIKKLQLSERDAGEFYAVHKERPFFGELVEFMTSGPVVVMVLEGENAVAKNRELMGATDPKEAAPGTIRADFAESIDANAVHGSDSLENAKNEIAFFFAQREIH
- a CDS encoding ferredoxin, translating into MAVLITDTCINCGACIDECPVEAIVDDEDNPTGEEIYYVYADKCVECVGYHDEPACATACPTEGCIVWDVCAEGATCRDDISEEARTEHQPVVE